AAAATTCAGCAACAGGAACAGAATGAAATTCAGCAAAATCTTCAAAGTTTATTATCGACTGTTCTTGGAACAAACAAGGTATATGTTCAAACTTTTGTCAAAATGAATTTTGATAAAGTGAAAACAGAAGAGAAGCTAGTACAACCCGTTGATAAAAATAATAATGGAATTGTCATTAGTTCCGATAAATCTGCGATCTCTTCAAAGGGAGCCGGTTCAAGTGCCGGAGGTGTAGTGGGAACGGGATCAACAGATGTACCTGGATATACGGGGACGAGCTCTGGCGGTAACAATACCTACGATGAAACACATGATATTGTGAACTATGAAGTTAATCATATTAATAATCAGATTGTAAAAAGTCCGTATCAAATTGATGATATTACGATTAACGTCGGTGTACAGCCAGATGCGAAAAATAATAAATTATCAAAGGCTACAGATGCTGCGATTCGAAATATTATCTCTAATACTGTACGTACAGCTCTTGGGCATCCAAATATGACCCAAAGTGATATTGACCAGCGCATTACGATTTTCCCACATACATTTGCTGACAATCAGCTTTCAGCTACTAGCGGTCAGCAGAATAATTGGCTGATGATCGGCGGTGCTATTGCTACTGGATTGTTATTAATTGGTGGAGTCATTTGGCTAATTGCGCGCAAACGTAAAAAAGATGAATTGGATGAGGAAATCGAACCGTTATTATCATTTAAAAAGCCGGCTGAAGAAGCTGACTATTTTGCAGAGCAGGAAATAACGGTAGAAAAACAGTTGAAAAAATTGCTTGACCAAAGACCGGAAGATTTCTCTAAAGTAATTAGAACATGGCTGAATGATGAGGAGGTTTAATTCCCATGGCAACAGGATTAAAGTTAAATGGTAGACAAAAAGCGGCAATCTTGCTTATTTCTATGGGAAAGGAGGCTTCCTCAAAAGTCTTCAAACATTTGCAGGAAGAAGAGATTGATCAGCTTACACTTTCTATTGCAAGTATTCATAAAGTGGATACATCTGAGAAAGAAGAAGTCTTACAGGAATTTCATGACATGTGTATTGCTCAAGATTTCTTAGCGATGGGCGGTATTAATTATGCACAGGATGTGTTGGAAAATGCACTTGGGAAGGATCGAGCAAATCAAATTATTCAGCGATTAACAACTCAGCTGCAAGTTAAACCATTTGATTTTGCACGCCGAATTGATCCAATGCAAATCTATCATTTCTTACAAAATGAACATCCGCAAACCATTGCATTAGTTTTGGCGCACTTAGAGCAAGAGCAGGCATCCTTAATTCTATCTTCACTGCCTGGTGATCTTCAATCAGATGTGGCCAGAAGAATTGCCTTATTGGAACAAACCTCACCGGAAGTTATAAAAGAGGTTGAGCAAATCTTAGAGAAGAAACTTGCGACCACTATTCGTCAAGATTTCACTGTAGTGGGTGGTATCGATTCCATTGTAAGTATTCTTAATGGTGTGGATCGCGGTACTGAGAAGAGCATTCTTGAGCATTTAGAAATGAATGATAAAGAACTAGTGGAAGAAATCAAAAAACGCATGTTTGTATTCGAGGATATTATCAGTCTCGACCGCCGTGCGATCCAGCGTGTTATTCAAGAAGTTGAAAATCAAGATTTACTGCTATCCTTGAAAGCTGCAAGCCCAGAGGTCAAGAAAGTCATTATGGAAAATATGTCCAAGCGCATGCAGGAAACATTCGAGGAAGAAATGCAATTTCTTGGGCCAGTCAGAGTCAAAGATGTCGAAGAAGCACAAGGAAGAATTGTTTCTGTTATTCGCCGCTTAGAGGATATGGGTGAGATTGTCATTTCTCGAGGTGGAACAGATGAATTCGTACTCTAAAGTTTTCAAAGCATCTAATGTATCCTTGCTCGATGACATTAAAGTGATCAGCAAACCTTATGTTCCAATGAAACAAGCGTTGAATCATGAAAATGGTTCTGATAGTCACCAGGAATACCAGGGTGATAACAATTTAAATGAGTATCAAATTATTCAAGAAGCTAATGAAACAGCTAAATCCATTATTGAAAAGGCCGAACAGGATGCACATTCAATGGAAGAGGCTGCATCTGAGAAAATAAATCTATGGTGGGAAGATAATCACCAAAAACTGGCGGCTATCTCCCAAGAAGCCAAAGAAGCAGGCTATCAAGAGGGGATAGAAATCGGCAAACAAGAAGCTATTCAACAAATTAGACAAGAATATGAAGAAAAACTAAACCAGGCAAATCAGCTTCTTAACCAAGCATATGAACAAAAAGCAGCAATCATATCAGAAGCCGAACCGTTTCTTATTGAATTAAGTACGGTGATTGCCTCGCAAATCATCAAGCAGGAACTTTCCGAACATCCAGACAAATTTGTCGATTTAGTCAAGCAGCATATTCTTCGTTTTAAAGAAAAAGAGTATATAACCGTCTGCGTTCATCCGGATGATTTTGATTTTATTCAAGGACAAAGGGCCCATCTAATTTCAGTTGTAAATGGTGAGACAGAGTTTAAAATCTTGCCTGATCACTCAGTATCTCCAAAAGGATGCGTGATTAGAACTGCTTATGGAAGCGTGGATGCCCGAATTGATACTCAGATTGAAGAAATTAAAAAAGTAATTCTAGAGGCGAGAGGCAGGGAGCAGGAAAGTGATATTATCAACTGACCATTATGTTAAGCTTATTCGCAATATAGACCCCGTAAGAGTTAATGGTAAAATCACTCAAATTATTGGCTTGACGATTGAGTCCCAAGGCCCTGACGTGCGGATAGGAGAACTATGCTCGATCTATCCTGCACAATCTCAAGTTCCCATTCAAGCAGAAGTAGTTGGCATAAGAGAAAATAAAGTATTGCTCATGCCACTTGGAGAAGTACGTTCCATTGGACCTGGCTGCGATGTAGTTGCAAGCGGTAAACCAATGATGGTCAAAGCCGGCCCGCAATTATTAGGCAGAGTTCTAGATGGATTGGGCCAGCCAATTGACGGAAAACCATTGCCTATGGGTTTGGAAGAGGTACCTGCCTATTCAAACCCGCCAAATCCATTAAGCCGGCCAAGAATTCATTCTCCATTAAGTGTGGGAGTGCGGACAATTGATGGCTTACTTACAATGGGAAAGGGACAAAGGGTTGGGATTTTCGCCGGTAGTGGTGTGGGGAAAAGTACTCTCTTAGGTATGATTTCCCGTAATACATCTGCTGATGTAAACGTGATCGCCTTAATTGGGGAAAGGGGACGTGAAGTTCTTGACTTCTTGGAACAAAATCTTGGTGAAGAAGGATTAAAGAAGTCTGTGGTCATTGTGGCAACATCAGATCAACCGGCATTAATCCGGATTAAAGGAGCATTAACAGCAACATCTATTGCTGAATATTTTCGTGACCAGGGGAAAAATGTCCTTCTTGTAATGGATTCTGTTACACGTTTCGCCATGGCGCAGCGCGAGATCGGATTAGCCATTGGAGAACCACCTACAACCAAAGGTTATACTCCTTCAGTATTTGCGATGCTTCCACAGCTTTTGGAACGAGCGGGTACAGGCCCTAAAGGTTCGATATCGGCGATTTACACAGTACTGGTTGATGGTGATGATATGAATGAGCCAATCGCAGACGCAGTACGTGGGATATTGGATGGACACATTGTTCTAAACCGGGGCATTGCTGGTAAAGGGATATTCCCGGCGATAGACGTATTAAACAGTGCAAGCCGTGTTATGACGGAAATTACATCAGAGGAACATCAAAATGCAGCTCGAACTTTTAAACAATTAATGTCCTCTTACAATGAAGCAGAGGATTTGATCAATATTGGGGCCTATAAAAAAGGTTCGAATAGAGAAATAGATGCAGCCATTCGATTAAAACCAATTATGGATAATTTTTTACACCAAGGTATTTATGAAAGTTCCCAGCTAGAAGAAGCACATAATTTCTTAACTTCACAATTTGGAGCGATGTTGCGATGAAATTTCAGTTTTCCTTTCAAAAAGTCCTCGACTTTAAAGAAAAAGAAAAAGAAGCTGCCGAACAAGAATTCGGAACAATCAGAACGATAGCAATGGAATTAGAAGAAAAAATGGGAAATTTAGAGCAGGTAAAGGAAAACGCTTTTACTCAATATAATCATGTTGATCGAAAAACTATCTGGGAAATGATCGAATTTCAGCAAGAAATCGAACATATAAACAAACGAATGAAAGAATTGGCGCATCAATCCCAACAAGTTCATCAACAAGTTGAACAGAAGCAACAAGTTTTAATTGAAAAAACGCAGGAAGCGAAAATGTGGAATCAATGGAAGTCCAAATCTCTAGCTATATTTCAAAGACAAATGGAGCAAAAGGAACAAGCCATGCTTGATGAAATGGCTGTTTTACGCTATGCCAGAAAAATTTGATAAT
Above is a genomic segment from Neobacillus endophyticus containing:
- the fliJ gene encoding flagellar export protein FliJ, which produces MKFQFSFQKVLDFKEKEKEAAEQEFGTIRTIAMELEEKMGNLEQVKENAFTQYNHVDRKTIWEMIEFQQEIEHINKRMKELAHQSQQVHQQVEQKQQVLIEKTQEAKMWNQWKSKSLAIFQRQMEQKEQAMLDEMAVLRYARKI
- the fliF gene encoding flagellar basal-body MS-ring/collar protein FliF; amino-acid sequence: MNRSWTDQIKQTGERFGNYWKARSSKQKWIFIGTFLFLFLTLSVFIYFASRPQYVPLYSGDLTTKDVGDIKAELDKEGYSSYQLSQNGTMIMVPQKDAANLVVTLASKGYPQNNTINYDVFSNNLSFGATDRQYNILERQAMQNQIADVLKRVDGIKNASVILTLPDNSVFVTQDNQQKASASVMVEVAPGTQLDSGQIRALYTLVSKSVPNLPMSNISIMNQYSEELTTDSSSDGSDGSDQSAYTQQQKIQQQEQNEIQQNLQSLLSTVLGTNKVYVQTFVKMNFDKVKTEEKLVQPVDKNNNGIVISSDKSAISSKGAGSSAGGVVGTGSTDVPGYTGTSSGGNNTYDETHDIVNYEVNHINNQIVKSPYQIDDITINVGVQPDAKNNKLSKATDAAIRNIISNTVRTALGHPNMTQSDIDQRITIFPHTFADNQLSATSGQQNNWLMIGGAIATGLLLIGGVIWLIARKRKKDELDEEIEPLLSFKKPAEEADYFAEQEITVEKQLKKLLDQRPEDFSKVIRTWLNDEEV
- the fliI gene encoding flagellar protein export ATPase FliI yields the protein MLSTDHYVKLIRNIDPVRVNGKITQIIGLTIESQGPDVRIGELCSIYPAQSQVPIQAEVVGIRENKVLLMPLGEVRSIGPGCDVVASGKPMMVKAGPQLLGRVLDGLGQPIDGKPLPMGLEEVPAYSNPPNPLSRPRIHSPLSVGVRTIDGLLTMGKGQRVGIFAGSGVGKSTLLGMISRNTSADVNVIALIGERGREVLDFLEQNLGEEGLKKSVVIVATSDQPALIRIKGALTATSIAEYFRDQGKNVLLVMDSVTRFAMAQREIGLAIGEPPTTKGYTPSVFAMLPQLLERAGTGPKGSISAIYTVLVDGDDMNEPIADAVRGILDGHIVLNRGIAGKGIFPAIDVLNSASRVMTEITSEEHQNAARTFKQLMSSYNEAEDLINIGAYKKGSNREIDAAIRLKPIMDNFLHQGIYESSQLEEAHNFLTSQFGAMLR
- the fliG gene encoding flagellar motor switch protein FliG; protein product: MATGLKLNGRQKAAILLISMGKEASSKVFKHLQEEEIDQLTLSIASIHKVDTSEKEEVLQEFHDMCIAQDFLAMGGINYAQDVLENALGKDRANQIIQRLTTQLQVKPFDFARRIDPMQIYHFLQNEHPQTIALVLAHLEQEQASLILSSLPGDLQSDVARRIALLEQTSPEVIKEVEQILEKKLATTIRQDFTVVGGIDSIVSILNGVDRGTEKSILEHLEMNDKELVEEIKKRMFVFEDIISLDRRAIQRVIQEVENQDLLLSLKAASPEVKKVIMENMSKRMQETFEEEMQFLGPVRVKDVEEAQGRIVSVIRRLEDMGEIVISRGGTDEFVL
- a CDS encoding FliH/SctL family protein; amino-acid sequence: MNSYSKVFKASNVSLLDDIKVISKPYVPMKQALNHENGSDSHQEYQGDNNLNEYQIIQEANETAKSIIEKAEQDAHSMEEAASEKINLWWEDNHQKLAAISQEAKEAGYQEGIEIGKQEAIQQIRQEYEEKLNQANQLLNQAYEQKAAIISEAEPFLIELSTVIASQIIKQELSEHPDKFVDLVKQHILRFKEKEYITVCVHPDDFDFIQGQRAHLISVVNGETEFKILPDHSVSPKGCVIRTAYGSVDARIDTQIEEIKKVILEARGREQESDIIN